The sequence TAGCACATTGGAGCGGAAGCGAGTGGGAAAGCTATGGCAATTATGGAACTTCAGGCACAACTGCTTGGGGTAGCGTAACCTCAGACACTATGGCTTTTAGCAATACGCTACATTACATTACCTTGGGTTACAGCAATATTTTGGCCAAACCGACCGCAGCCAACCTTACGATTTGCGAAGGCGACACAGCACATTTGGTGGCAAGTTCTACGATTCCGACGGCCACTTTTAGCTGGTTTACGGCAGCCACAGGCGGCACAGCTATCGGCACAGGCAACACACTAAACGTACAGCCAACGGCCACTACCAACTATTACGTTTCGGCACAAGATGGCACTTGCCAAAGTAACCGCACGATGGTACGAGTTACGGTAAGAACAACCGATTTCCAATTCCCTGCGGATGTAACAATACAAGCAGGCCAAAGTGTTACGCTTACGGCTTCGGGCGGAGATGTTTATACTTGGGGAACCAATAGCACACTTTCGGCAACCAACATTGCAAACCCAGTAGCAACGCCAAGCCAAACAACGGTTTATACACTGACTATCAGCACGTCGGCGGGTTGTAGCGAAACACGCAATGTAACGGTTACCGTCAAAGCAGGCAACGAAGTTTTTGTGCCAAATTCATTCTCTCCGAATGGCGACCACAACAACGACGCGTTCCAATTGTACAGCAACAATGTTTCGGAATACAAACTTTTGGTTTTCAATAGATTAGGTAACGAAGTAGCCAACCTTTCGGCAAGCGGCCAAACATGGAATGGCGAGTACGAAGGCAAACTACTTACAGGCGAAACGCTTGTTTGGACACTCAAAGGCACTTACACCGACGGCACCGAATTTAAGAAAAACGGCAGCGTGGTAGTGCTTAAATAATTTGGCTTAAACAGTTGAAAATCAATTTATTTTATTCTAATGAAAATTTCTAAAAAAATATATATCGCGGCTGGCTTGCTTTCGCTTTCGTGGGCGAGCATGGCGCAAAACGTTTATTATTCTCAATTCCACCACGCCCCAACGCTCACAAACCCTGCGGCGGTGGCTACCAAAAACGAAATGAGTGTAATGCTCAACTATCGCCGCCAATGGGCTGGCGTGGGCGATGGTTATTCTACGCCTGCACTTTCGTTTTCGCGTGCTTTGCTCAAAGGAAATGACGCAGACAAACGTTTTGGTGGGGTAAGCGTAACGATTTTGCAAGACCGCACAGGTGAAAACGGCTACGTGCAAACTACTGGCGGAACAGTGGGTTATGCGCATAATGTGCGTTTGAGCGAAAAACTTTTTGTGGCATTGGGCTTGCAAGCGGGTGTATATCAACGTCGCTTAGATGGAGACCGACTCACCACAGGCAGCCAATGGATTGGCGGCACTTACGACCCCAACGCACCAATTAACGAAAGCATTGGAGGCGAAAACAAAACTTTCGCGCAACTCAACGGCGGTTTGATGTTTTATGGACAAAATGCCGAAGGCGAACAAACTTTTAGCCTTGGTGCATCGCTTTATAACCTCAATCAGCCCGAAACAGGCAATACATTTAGTAACAAATTGAGCCAAAACCTACAAGTTACGGGTTCGGTAGTGGCATGGAAAAACGACCAATATTCTATTGTTCCTAACGCGCGTTTTGTACAGCAAAGCAATAAAAGCCAACAACTTAATGTAGGCTCATTGTTCCGCTATCACACAGCCCCACAAAGTCATCTTGGTTTGGGTGCTTGGTACAGTTGGGATAATGCTGTGGTAGCCATGGTGGAATGGTATCAGCCGAGTTATATCGTGGGTTTGAGCTATGACCTTGGCGCGAGTTCGCTCAAAAACAATGGCAAAACCGTAGGCGCACCCGAATTGGCGTTGGCTTGGCGCAAAACCATTGGGCAGAAAATCGAAAAACCAAAAGATACGGATAAAGACGGCATCGTGGATACTGAAGACGAATGTCCGATGTTGGCGGGTTTACCTGAGCTGAAGGGTTGCCCTGATGCCGACGGAGACGGCGTAGCCGACAAAAACGACAAATGTCCAAGCGTAGCAGGCGAAAAAGCCTTAGCAGGTTGCCCCGATGCGGATAAAGACGGCGTAGCTGATGCCGACGACGAATGCGTAAATGTGGCTGGTTTGCCAAAATTCAAAGGTTGCCCAGACACGGACGGAGACGGCGTAGCCGACAAAGACGACACTTGTCCAAATGAAAAAGGCACAGCAGAAAACAAAGGTTGCCCTGTGCTTACTACTTTGCGTGGCAAAGTGCTAAACGCCAAAACGAAGCAGCCAATCAATGCAGAAGTAACAATTGAAACAATTGATAACCAAGCTGTAGCAAATATCAATAGCGATTCGACTACAGGTGCTTTTGCCGCTGCACCATTAGCTTCTGCCAATAAAACGTACAAGATTTTTGCTAAAAAACAAGGCTTCTTGGCCGAGTCGGTGGACGTGAAAGACAAAGAAGGCAAACAAAGCCATGACCTTGAAACCGAAATTTTGTTGCAACCAATCGCGGCAGGTATGAAGACCGAACTTAAACATTTGAATTTTGAACCAAGCAAAGCCGTTATTTTGGCAGAGTCTTACCCAGAACTTGACAAATGGATTGTTTGGTTGAAAGAAAACCCTAAAGCTACGCTCGAAATCGCAGGCCACACCGACAACACAGGCGATGCGAAAAAGAATTTGGGACTTTCGCTTGAACGCGCCAAAGCCATCAAAACATATTTGGTGAGCAAAGGAATTAAAGCTAATCGCCTACAAACCAAAGGTTATGGCCAAACAAAACCAGTAGCCGACAATGCTACGGACGAAGGCAAATTGAAAAACCGTCGCGTAGAACTTATCGTTTTGCGCAGCAAATAATTGGTTGTATTTCATCTAAAATAGCGCGATGGGGCGGCACTTTGTGCCGCCCCATCGCTTTTTATACACTCACAACAGAAAGCAGTTCATTGGCCGAGTAAAAATGTACTTTTGGCTAAAAAATATATCAATTAACCCAAAAACACCCTAATATTGTAATGTTTCTAAGAGGGAGCGGCAATGTAATAATGAAAAAAACTTACAAACACATACAGAATTTTGCAAGTTTTTCGTATGTTTGTTCTGGGAAAGAAGGTGTAAACCCATTTTTCACAACCTCTCTGATTCGATTATATCAAAAATATAATTCTTTCAACAAGTACCTAAAAAAGTGCAGATTAGTATGAAAAAAGTGTTGATGCTTGGTATTTTGGGTATTTTGGGAAATGTGGCTGTAGCTCAACCGATTTTGGTTACGAAAGCCGCCGAATTTCTCAAAAATAAACAAATTGATGCTGCTAAAACGGCCATAGACGCTGCCTCTGGCAATCCCGCGTCTGTGAACGAGGCCAAGACTTGGTATTATAAAGGTTTCATTTATAAAGAAGTTTTCAAGCAAGACCCCGTAAAAAATAAAGAAGCACGCTTACAAAGTGTGGATTTTTTCAAAAAATCTATAACACTGGACAAAGCCAACGAATACGTGGGTGAATGTAAAGCCAACATCAAATTTTTGGCCAATACTTACCTACAAGACGGAACAGAACTTTTTAACGCCAAAAAATATACAGACGTAAAAGCACCGATTCGTAGCTATGTAAGTAACATTCAGTTTGCGGATGCAGCCAGTTTCAACCCTGAGGTTTACTCGTATATGGCCTACGCCGACGAGATGACGGGCAAAGCAGATTCAGCGATTTTCTATTACGAAAAAGCATTGGAGGCAGGTTACAAAGATGCCTTGCTTTACGATAACTTGGCCAATCTTTATCACCAAAAGAAAGAAGATAAAAAGTGTTTGGCATTGCTCAAAGAAGGAGCAAAACTCTATCCAAGCGATGACAAAATCGCTATTACGGAAGTAAACGTAATGATGGCCAACAACCAACTTTCAGAAATTGAGCCAATTTTGGATAAAGCCATCAGCCTGAATCCTAAAAACATTGAGTTGTATTTGGTGCAAGGAACGGCGTTGGATCGCATCGTGAAAGCAAACAAAGGCATTGATAAAGAAGCCTATTTCCAAAAACGCCTGACTGCATACAAAAAAGCATTGGAACTTGACGGAAATAACTTTAGTGCCAATTACAACATGGGTATCACGTACTACAATCGTGCGGTGGACATCATCAACGATCAAAGCTACGACCTTGACGTAACGATGCTTACCAAAATTATTGACCAATGCAGCGCAATGTTTAAGGAAGCTCAGCCATTTTTGGAAAAAGCGCATAAACTTACGCCCGCCAACAAAAACACCATGCTTGCGTTGGAAGGTGTCTATTACAACATGAACGACGCGCACAAAATGAAAGACATTCAGGACAAATTAGCCAAAATCAAAAACTAATTACGTCTGAGACATATAACATCAAAACAAAAAAGGCTTATCTGTAAAAAGGGTAGGCCTTTTTTGTTTTTAATATTTTGGATAATATACTTTTCATTAATTGTACAAACATTGCATTTCTATAATTAATCACTTAAAATTGCACTTATTACACACCTATATACACACCCAGACAAGTACCTCAATATTGTTTTAAATTAAAAAACTTAACATCTCGTGAAAAAACAAATTGACACTATGTCTATGGGGAAAGCTATGTCTTTTTCTAAAAGTCTTTTCGTGCCCTTACGCACCCTGAAAAGATTTAGTACCAAATTAACGGTAGTTGCTGCTGTATTATGCGGAATAAATACAGCACAGGCCCAAATTAATACGCAGGTAGCCAACTGCTCTTCTCAAAACCCCTTTGAGAAAATATGCAATGGCAATTTTGAACAAAGTACAAACTGTTTATCAGGTCTTTCTTTTTGGTCTGCACAAGAATTAAGCCCTGATTATTTTAATTCTTGTGATAATAATAACTCTATTCCTATTGATTATAGTCATGGCATTCCTCATAATATGGAGGGATACCAAAAAGATGGTACATTAAACAGTAGCATACAAGGGTATATTGGGCTAAGATACAGAACAAATCCTATCTATTCAGAAAAAATGGCACAGCAAAGTGATGTGGGATTAATTTCGGGGAAACGATATGTAGCGTCTTTCAAAGCCAATTTGTCTGATAATTCCAATCTTGCTCATAGAGGACTACAAATGTCCATTATCAGTGGTGA is a genomic window of Flexibacter flexilis DSM 6793 containing:
- a CDS encoding tetratricopeptide repeat protein, translated to MKKVLMLGILGILGNVAVAQPILVTKAAEFLKNKQIDAAKTAIDAASGNPASVNEAKTWYYKGFIYKEVFKQDPVKNKEARLQSVDFFKKSITLDKANEYVGECKANIKFLANTYLQDGTELFNAKKYTDVKAPIRSYVSNIQFADAASFNPEVYSYMAYADEMTGKADSAIFYYEKALEAGYKDALLYDNLANLYHQKKEDKKCLALLKEGAKLYPSDDKIAITEVNVMMANNQLSEIEPILDKAISLNPKNIELYLVQGTALDRIVKANKGIDKEAYFQKRLTAYKKALELDGNNFSANYNMGITYYNRAVDIINDQSYDLDVTMLTKIIDQCSAMFKEAQPFLEKAHKLTPANKNTMLALEGVYYNMNDAHKMKDIQDKLAKIKN
- a CDS encoding PorP/SprF family type IX secretion system membrane protein: MKISKKIYIAAGLLSLSWASMAQNVYYSQFHHAPTLTNPAAVATKNEMSVMLNYRRQWAGVGDGYSTPALSFSRALLKGNDADKRFGGVSVTILQDRTGENGYVQTTGGTVGYAHNVRLSEKLFVALGLQAGVYQRRLDGDRLTTGSQWIGGTYDPNAPINESIGGENKTFAQLNGGLMFYGQNAEGEQTFSLGASLYNLNQPETGNTFSNKLSQNLQVTGSVVAWKNDQYSIVPNARFVQQSNKSQQLNVGSLFRYHTAPQSHLGLGAWYSWDNAVVAMVEWYQPSYIVGLSYDLGASSLKNNGKTVGAPELALAWRKTIGQKIEKPKDTDKDGIVDTEDECPMLAGLPELKGCPDADGDGVADKNDKCPSVAGEKALAGCPDADKDGVADADDECVNVAGLPKFKGCPDTDGDGVADKDDTCPNEKGTAENKGCPVLTTLRGKVLNAKTKQPINAEVTIETIDNQAVANINSDSTTGAFAAAPLASANKTYKIFAKKQGFLAESVDVKDKEGKQSHDLETEILLQPIAAGMKTELKHLNFEPSKAVILAESYPELDKWIVWLKENPKATLEIAGHTDNTGDAKKNLGLSLERAKAIKTYLVSKGIKANRLQTKGYGQTKPVADNATDEGKLKNRRVELIVLRSK